AAATAAATAGACACAAAATATTTCAATTCCTTTTTTTTGACAAGCATTTAAAAATAATTCTGGCAATTTGCCATTTCCGGCAATTAATCCCACTTTTTCCATATTTTCCCCTCTATCTATCCTATCTTTTTTTGCAAATATAAATTTATAAAAAAATTAACCCAAAATAAATACACTTAGCTAATTTTCTAAATTATTTATTTTGAGAAAATTTATATTTACTTAATTTTATTTAAATTTTATTTAATAAAAATTCTATATTTTTCACTAAATTTTATTAATTTTTATTTCGTTAATTTTATCTTGTAATTCCTCTTTTACTTTTTCTGATAAATTCGACCAATTTTACTACATCTTCATTATCTTTATAATCTTTTTCCAAAATTTGCAGCGCTTCTTCCAATTTTAATTTTTTCTTGAAAACGATTTTATAAACTTCTCTCAAAGTTTTTATCTGCTCTTCAGAAAATCCTCTTCTCTTAAGCCCTACAATATTTATATAAACTGCTCTCGCCTTATTTCCTTCAGAAAGCATATAAGGAACCACATCTTGATTCACAGCTGAACATCCACCAATCATCGCATGTCTTCCAACTCTCGTAAACTGATGAACTGCTGTAAGTCCACCAACAACTGCCCAATCTTCAACTTCCACATGTCCCGCAAAAGTAGCTGCATTTGCTAGAACGCAATGATCTCCAATAATACAGTCGTGAGCGATATGAACATATGCCATAACAAGCGTGTCATTCCCAATTCTCGTTTCGTATTTATCAGTCGTTCCTCTATGAATCGTAACAAATTCTCTAATTTTATTATTATCTCCAATTACAACCCTAGTTTTTTCGTTATTAAACTTCAAATCCTGTGGTACTTTTCCAATCGATACAAAAGAAAAAATATAATTATTTTCTCCAATTATAGTTTCACCCTCAATTACAACATGTGATTCTACAACAGTTCCATTTCCTATTGTAACTTCAGGACCAATTATTGAATACGGACCAATTTTTACATTTTCTCCAAGTTTAGCATTTGGATCAACAATTGCCGTTGGATGTATATTATTTGAACTCATAAATTAATACCTCTTCATTTTTTATTTGTCTTTACATATCTGTTACAGCAAATTTTAATTCACCTTCACTCACAACAGCTCCATCAACTAAACATTTCCCTTTTGCTACAATAATATTTCTTCTTACACTTAATTTTTCAACCTCAAGTCTTAACTGATCTCCAGGTACAACAGGTTTTCTAAATTTACATTTATCAATTGACATAAATAAAGGTATCTTTCCAGGTTCTAACATAAGTAGTCCAACTGCCTGTGCAAGTGCTTCCATTTGCAAAACTCCTGGCATAACAGGTTTTCCAGGAAAATGTCCTTGAAAAAATTCTTCATTCATTGTCAAATTTTTAATTGCAACCAAACTATCTGTTCCATTTTTTTCTATAACTCTATCTACCAATAAAAATGGGTATCTATGTGGCAATATTTTCATAATATCTTCTATATTCATAACTGTTTCCATCTTAATTTTCCTCCTAAAATATTATTTTTTATTTAAATTATCTATATTATATTTTATTTTTTAATAAATTACAAGTTTTTTTAATAAAAATTTTTATTTTAAAACTTTTATTTTAAAAATATAAAATTTTTTTATATTTCAAATTTTTTTGCAATCATTTCAGTTAGTTTCGCATTTACAAAATGTCCAGCTTTTATTGCAATTATATGTGCTTTAATTGGAGTTCCCAAAACATATAAATCTCCGATTATATCCAAAATTTTATGTCGTACAAATTCATTTTCAAACCGAAGCCCTTCAGGATTTAACGGCCCATCTTTTCCAATTACAATGGCATTGTCTAAACTTCCTCCAAGAGCAAGATTATTTTTTTTCAAAAAGTCTATTTCGTAGTCAAATGCAAAAGTTCTGCAACTTGCAATTTCTTTTTCATAATTTTCCAAATTTACTTCAAATTCAAAATATTCTGATTTTAAAAATGTATGATTAAAATCTATTGTGTAAGAAATTTTAAACCCGTCATATGGCAGCGCCAAAACATATTTTCCATTTTTTCATCAGAAAAAATAACAGGCTCAGTTATAATCAAAGGTTCTATTTCTTCTTCTTCCAATTCCAAAACTTCAGCACTTTTAATCTTTTCCACAAACTTAATTGAACTTCCATCCAAAATTGGCATTTCATTACCTTCAATTTCCACAAAAATATCAGTAATCCCACAAACTGAAAGTGCCGACATAAAATGCTCAATTGTGTGAAGTTTTACTCCATCTTCATTTTGAATATTCGTTCCTCTCTCTAAATCAAACAAATTTTTGTAATTTACTTTTATGATATTATTCTTATCACGGACATCCACTCTTTCAAAAACAATTCCAGTTTTTTTGCTCGCAGGCTTTAAAACCATTTTTATCTGTTTTCCTTTGTGAAGTCCAATTCCATTTATCTCAACTTGATTTTTTATAGTTTTTCTTTTCATAATTATTAAAAATCTCCATTATTTTATTTTTTTATTTTTTATAAATTATAAATTTTATAAAAACAAAATTATTACAAATTAATCTTAACATTATTTGAAAATTTTTTCAATTATATTTTTTTATATTTTTTATTATTGTTTTTTTAAAATTTTGTAGTATAATTATAATAACTACAAATTAATAAAAAAAATATTTTTATAAATATTATAATTTATTAATCGAAAAAATAATATTAATTATAAAGGAGAGGTTTTTCATGAAAGTAGTCGTTATCGGATGTACTCATGCTGGAACTGCAGCTATAAAAAACTTAAAAAAATTGAATCCAAATGCTAAAATTACAGTATTTGAAAGAAATGACAATATTTCTTTTTATCTTGTGGAATCGCACTATATGTTGGCGGAGTTGTCAAAGATCCAAAAGGACTTTTTTATTCTTCACCTGAAGAATTGTTTGAACTTGGAGTTGACACTCGAATGAAACATGATGTCACAGATATTGACATAAAAAATAAAAAACTAAAAGTTAAAAATTTGGAAAATAATGAAGAATTTGAGGAAACTTATGATAAATTAATCATTACATCAGGTTCTTGGCCAATTGTTCCAAAAATTGACGGAATTGAATTAAAAAACATTTTACTTTGTAAAAATTATAATCACGCTAATAAAATCATTGAAAAAAGTAAGTCGGCAAAAAAAGTTGTCGTTGTCGGTGCAGGTTATATCGGTGTTGAATTGGTCGAAGCATTTAAAGAAAATGGAAAAGAAGTTGTTTTGGTTGACGCTGAAAAAAGAATTTTGAGTAAATATTTTGACAAAGAATTTACAGATGTGGCAGAAAACACATTGAAAAACAATGGAATTACAATTGCAACGAACGAAAAAGTGCTAAAATTTATTGGAGACAATGACAATAGCGGAATTG
This genomic stretch from Leptotrichia sp. oral taxon 218 harbors:
- the fabZ gene encoding 3-hydroxyacyl-ACP dehydratase FabZ, which codes for METVMNIEDIMKILPHRYPFLLVDRVIEKNGTDSLVAIKNLTMNEEFFQGHFPGKPVMPGVLQMEALAQAVGLLMLEPGKIPLFMSIDKCKFRKPVVPGDQLRLEVEKLSVRRNIIVAKGKCLVDGAVVSEGELKFAVTDM
- a CDS encoding FAD/NAD(P)-binding oxidoreductase — its product is MKVVVIGCTHAGTAAIKNLKKLNPNAKITVFERNDNISFYLVESHYMLAELSKIQKDFFILHLKNCLNLELTLE
- the lpxA gene encoding acyl-ACP--UDP-N-acetylglucosamine O-acyltransferase; translated protein: MSSNNIHPTAIVDPNAKLGENVKIGPYSIIGPEVTIGNGTVVESHVVIEGETIIGENNYIFSFVSIGKVPQDLKFNNEKTRVVIGDNNKIREFVTIHRGTTDKYETRIGNDTLVMAYVHIAHDCIIGDHCVLANAATFAGHVEVEDWAVVGGLTAVHQFTRVGRHAMIGGCSAVNQDVVPYMLSEGNKARAVYINIVGLKRRGFSEEQIKTLREVYKIVFKKKLKLEEALQILEKDYKDNEDVVKLVEFIRKSKRGITR